The DNA sequence AACCAGTCACCAACAGCGTCCCCAAAAATATCCCCTGTGCATCATCAGAGTACAAGGGCGGTGGATTATCTAaccaaaatttttaaaatttgaccTGACTGTGGATTCTGCAGTTTCCATCCAGACAGCAAACCAAAGGAAAAAAGCATTCTGACCAGGCCTGTGTCAGtccttttaaagttttaaaattcACACCACggattttattttcctcctaaatattttactggtatacatttttaaataagtaggtgtgtttttaatcaatattttcaatcatgaataaaatggggCCATCATTGGAGGCAGCTGATATTGCcgttgtggcactttattttgtattggtGGTGGCTATTGGCTTATTTGCCATGTGGAAGGCCAACCGAAGCACCGTGAATGGGTACTTTCTGGCTGGACGCTCAATGACCTGGGTTGTCATCGGCGCATCGCTGTTTGTCAGTAACATCGGTAGTGAGCATTTTATCGGCCTGGCAGGATCTGGAGCAGCAAGTGGGTTCGCGGTGGGGGCCTGGGAGTTCAATGCCTTGCTACTCCTGCAGCTTTTGGGTTGGGTCTTCATCCCTGTTTATATTCAATCAGGAGTGTACACCATGCCAGAATATCTGTCCAAGCGTTATGGTGGGAATCGGCTCAAGGTGTATTTTGCTGCCCTCTCCATCCTGCTCTATGTCTTTACCAGGCTCTCTGTGGACCTGTACGCAGGGGCACTGTTCATGCACGAATCTCTGGGCTGGAACCTGTACCTGTCCATTATCCTGCTGATCAGCCTGACCGCCTTGCTGACTGTCACTGGTGGGCTGTTGGCTGTCATCTACACCGACACCCTCCAGGCACTGCTTATGATTGCTGGGGCTATGAGCCTGACAATCATCAGCCTGGTGAAGGTTGGGGGTTTGGAAGGGGTGCGGACCAAGTACATGCAAGCTACACCAAACGTTACTGCCATCCTGGCAATGAGCAATTTCACCTACACTAACACCTGCCGCATCCACCCCAAGCCGCAGTCACTCAGAATGCTCCGTGATCCCCTGGATGAGGACATTCCATGGCCTGGGTTCTTACTTGGACAGACTCCAGCATCCATCTGGTACTGGTGCGCCGATCAAGTCATTGTCCAGCGGGTGCTGGCAGCCAAGAACATTGCTCATGCTAAGGGCTCAACTCTAATGGCGGGCTGTCTGAAGATCCTGCCGATGTTCATCATTGTCATCCCTGGGATGATCTCCCGCATCCTATTTGCGGACGAACTGATCTGCATCAGCCCAGAGCACTGCATGCAGGTATGTGGGAGCCAGGCAGGCTGTTCCAACATCGCCTACCCTCGTCTAGTCATGAACATCATGCCAGTGGGGCTGCGGGGGCTGATGATGGCAGTAATGATCGCCGCCTTGATGAGTGACCTGGACTCCATCTTTAACAGCGCCAGCACCATCTTCACGCTGGACATTTACAAGATGTTGCGGAAGAATTCCACCGCCAGGGAGCTGATGGTGGTGGGCAGGCTCTTTGTGGTCTTTATGGTGGTCATCAGCATTGCCTGGGTGCCTGTCATCATTGAGATGCAGGGGGGTCAGATGTATCTGTACATCCAGGAGGTGGCCAATTATCTCACCCCTCCTGTTGCTGCCCTGTTCCTACTGGGTGTCTTCTGGAAGCGCTGTAATGAGGCTGGTGCCTTCTGGGGGGGGATGACTGGCTTCACCTTGGGGACCACCCGCCTCATTCTGGCCTTCATCTACCGGGAACCGCGTTGCGACCAGCCTGATAATCGACCCATCTTCATCAAGGATATCCACTACATGTACGTGGCAGCTGGGCTGTTCTGGATCTCTGGGCTGGTGGCGGTTGTGGTCAGCCTTTGCACCCCTCCTCCAAGCAAAGAGCAGGTCCTAACCACAACGATTTGGGGGCTTCGTCAAAAGAAGAAGCTGTACATGAAGGACCAAGAGGAGGCCTACAAGTTGACTGAAAAAAGCCCCGTCCACTGCAATGGGACcagcaacaaacacaaagagctgCCGCCAGACCTCAAGAAGGAGAAGTGCCTGGATGAAGCGGACATCAAGCTGCTGATCTCCACCCCGGAAGACCCATCGACCCCCAGCACGGAGGCCTCTACACCCATGGAACACTATGGGAATGGTCAGGTGGTGCTAGTACGCCAAGACAGTCCTGAAGATCCCAGCGAGGCCATCGGGGGCAATGGGAAATTAATAAAAGTCTTTGACTGTTTATGTGGCTACAAGGAGTCTGCTGCCAAAGACCAGCCTAAAGCTCCCAAGGAGGAAGAGCAGCTCATTATGGAAATGCTGTACGAATCCCCTAAAACCAAACTGATGCTCAACTTGGGGCTCTTAGTGGTGTGCTCTCTAGGCATcttcatgtttgtttatttctcctTGTAGTTGCAGACTGTACCCAGAATGGGCATGAATAGCGGTGGAAGAGCTGTTAAGCTTTTTGGGGGTCTGTAATATTTACAGTGTATTGTAGATAGGTGGATGATTTCAAATAGCAGTCGTTTGAATAATTAGTGGGGGGGAAATAGAGATTTGTTCCATTGCATTTGGTGACAGTGCTATGAACCCTGAAAACAACTTGAAAAGTTGGccttatttaatatatttactcTTGAGATTAATTGAttcttgttttctcttttaaGTCAAACTTTGTCTGTAAGCAGGTCTCTGAGTTGCAGTGTTTTTTGGAGCCATATCCTGCGCAaatgtaattgatttattttgtaagtgcacatgtgcattttgtttgtaCAGTCGAATGGTTTAGTTTAATTGATCTTCCATTGTCAATGTTGTGTGGACCATTCTAACCAATCCtgtatgtgttttctttttctatttttggtctgtgctgtgcttttgaGTGGTACACATGCATTTGAGACATCTGTAAATCTGTTTACATCAGTCTAAATGTATTATATTGTCCAAAAGCAATTACTACTCATGCTGTTattacatggtgtgtgtgcagaggtCTAAAGACCACAAAAAGCCTTTACAGATTGCAGGGACTTCACTAGTGCTGCCATGCCCAACTTATAGAACAAGCACAAGGTGTTATGATGTtccattttgtgattttgtgttaATTGTAATTCTGATGTTAAAAAGGCTGTAGACAAAGACgaaatgaagaaattaataagcttatacatttgtttatgttAAGCTTTAATAATTTGTTCCAAATAGATAATTATGCATTTGGTACTGAAAGAATATtgtgaaaacacttttttaacaGGCTTTTTTATACAGTGACTGCTCTGCAACTTGTATTTATTAAGCACTCCCCCCAAAGattatgaaataaacaaaacttaaaACCCAAGCATTAATATGATGTATATATCTTTTGGTTTATAAAGGCTAAAACAAATCCTCCTTTCAAGAAATCTGACAAAGAGAACTTACAGATATGGCTGCAGGATTATGATATGGAAGTGAACATCACTACTCatcaacaaacattttcatgaaatatgCACACGCAGCACATGTGTGAAAGTAATGGAATAGAAATGTAACTTCTTGTGCATTATAGAAAGTATGTCCGTTACATGTTTGTATTTCTCACTGTGAATGTGATTTACTGTTGCTTTATtgatttgcatatatatatatatatgtgtgtgtgtgtgtgtgtgtgtgtgtgtgtgtgtgcacagaaaACATACCTGTGCTCTGGCAAGCCAATGTATGATTGTAAAAAGGGCTGCCAATTACTGTTAATGGGATGTAATTGGTTTATATACTTATCTGCCGCCTCTGTCATGAAGGTGGATATGTGAacatgaagccaattcaactccaaatgttttgctgaaatCTTGCTCAAATACACTGATTGTATTTGAGCAAGatttcagcaaaacatttgGAGTTGAATGCACTCCCCCCACCACTTATGAAAATGGCTATTTTCAGACAGCttttttccttcagaaaaaGGAAGCACTCAGAGGAATTGTGTGCTGCTTGTACTATAATCTGAACTTTTGTCACACTGGCTTTGGACAAAACTAAACGTGGTGGGCATTTTGTACATATTAGTGGGCTTCTCCCACCCCTCTTGTGCTTCGGTGTCAGCACCAATTTTGTTTCAACCACTGTTGGAGAACATGAGCTCAATAGCTACCTTTGATGTGCTTCCTGTGAATGCAGGTCTGTTAACACAACCGCAGTCCATTAGCAAGCCACTGCTCtctaaatgaaatgtttttagtaAAATTGGGTTTTCTGATGAAACACCAAGAAATATAGAAAGCTTCATACAGGGCTATTTAACTGTTCTTGGTTTTCATAAATTCATATTACGGGTGTTTCTTTTGAATGAATAGCAAAACTGTCACAGTTGTGGCATTTGGAGGAGGTGCAGATCAGTCTATGATCTATTGACAAATGtctggaaaacaaacactgataTAACATCAGCTGAGATCCCATGTTAGTTTATTGGGATGCCCCACTTACTTGCTGTGCAAATACTTTTACTTCCTGTAGGAGCCTAATTTGAGAGAgtctttcattttgaatgcacTGCATTTAATGGAAGTGATAGTGGTCGTGGTTTTGTCAATTTTGTGTTCTCTAAAAGAActgattaaaagaaaataagataatagataatatttaaatgtattttttaaaatggaaacatcCCTCTGCAATCAGGAATAGTGTCTAAGCAGGAAAACATTATTGAAATTTGCTATCGAGGAATGCttatacagcacagcagtgCAAAGCTGCCTGTTCTTCAGTGGTCCTTATCCCTaaaggtgtgtgcatggttaTCAGGGACCTGAGGTTGTACACCCAGGCAACCCCAGACTAGCTCACCAAGACCAGCAAGCTGGCAAATTAGAAAAGGAACTTGCCAGTGTGTTGACAGCACCTGTGCCTGTCCCATCCTGAAAGGTGCCTCTCTGTGACCTGCTGGATGAGGGGGTTTTCATAATTGCATCATGACATTCTTGGGATTCCAGTAATGATAATATCCTGCAGAAAACTCACGAAAAGAACCGAATGCTTCATTGTTGTCACTGTTTTCACTGGGTTCAGTTTGGATTTATTCATGTAATTACATATGAAAGTATGCATATGTAGTTTTCAAATATAGTTAAGTTTTGGTCTTGATTAGCTGGCTATTGCTTAAAATGAATCCATGCAGTTCTGTTCTTTTGGAAACtcttgatattacattttgacacTCAGCTGTGTCAGGGTTGACTTTcagctgaataaataataatagtggtTGTTGGCATACAT is a window from the Anguilla anguilla isolate fAngAng1 chromosome 3, fAngAng1.pri, whole genome shotgun sequence genome containing:
- the slc5a3b gene encoding sodium/myo-inositol cotransporter — translated: MNKMGPSLEAADIAVVALYFVLVVAIGLFAMWKANRSTVNGYFLAGRSMTWVVIGASLFVSNIGSEHFIGLAGSGAASGFAVGAWEFNALLLLQLLGWVFIPVYIQSGVYTMPEYLSKRYGGNRLKVYFAALSILLYVFTRLSVDLYAGALFMHESLGWNLYLSIILLISLTALLTVTGGLLAVIYTDTLQALLMIAGAMSLTIISLVKVGGLEGVRTKYMQATPNVTAILAMSNFTYTNTCRIHPKPQSLRMLRDPLDEDIPWPGFLLGQTPASIWYWCADQVIVQRVLAAKNIAHAKGSTLMAGCLKILPMFIIVIPGMISRILFADELICISPEHCMQVCGSQAGCSNIAYPRLVMNIMPVGLRGLMMAVMIAALMSDLDSIFNSASTIFTLDIYKMLRKNSTARELMVVGRLFVVFMVVISIAWVPVIIEMQGGQMYLYIQEVANYLTPPVAALFLLGVFWKRCNEAGAFWGGMTGFTLGTTRLILAFIYREPRCDQPDNRPIFIKDIHYMYVAAGLFWISGLVAVVVSLCTPPPSKEQVLTTTIWGLRQKKKLYMKDQEEAYKLTEKSPVHCNGTSNKHKELPPDLKKEKCLDEADIKLLISTPEDPSTPSTEASTPMEHYGNGQVVLVRQDSPEDPSEAIGGNGKLIKVFDCLCGYKESAAKDQPKAPKEEEQLIMEMLYESPKTKLMLNLGLLVVCSLGIFMFVYFSL